In one Capricornis sumatraensis isolate serow.1 chromosome 1, serow.2, whole genome shotgun sequence genomic region, the following are encoded:
- the ENTPD8 gene encoding ectonucleoside triphosphate diphosphohydrolase 8 isoform X1 yields MGLTWKQRVFTALLGAAAVSGLTALLLILVGTITVLLPPDTKFGIVFDAGSSHTSLFVYQWPANKENDTGMVSQALACQAKGSGISSYASNPARVGESLQGCLEEALALIPKAKHHETPMFLGATAGMRLLSRKNRSQAEDVFAAVRQALGQSPVDFRGAELLTGQDEGAFGWITINYVLGLLVKYSFSGEWTRPLEETLVGALDMGGASTQIAFVPGGPILDKTAQATFRLYGADHTIYTHSYLCFGRDQALSRLLAELVQASPGLLVRHPCYHSGYRGTLALAPLYESPCVPAAPPDLSQNLTVEGTGNPGACVEALRKLFNFSSCDGREDCAFAGVYQPPVQGQFYAFSSFYHTFHFLNLTSKPSLSEANATIWEFCLQPWKLVEESAPPDQDPWLRDYCASGLYFLTLLVEGYGFSEETWGGIEFRQQAGGTDIGWTLGYMLNLTNLIPAEVPAQWRAQSFGVWTAGVVFVVLTLVATLGAVGVQLFWVQD; encoded by the exons ATGGGGCTGACCTGGAAGCAGCGGGTCTTCACGGCTCTACTGGGCGCCGCAGCGGTCTCAGGCCTCACCGCTCTGCTCCTCATCCTGGTGGGGACCATCACCGTCCTCCTGCCTCCAGACACCAAG TTTGGGATCGTGTTCGACGCTGGGTCCTCCCACACATCCCTCTTTGTGTATCAGTGGCCGGCCAACAAGGAGAACGACACGGGCATGGTCAGCCAGGCCCTGGCCTGCCAGGCGAAAG GGTCTGGAATCTCTTCCTACGCCTCCAACCCTGCGCGGGTCGGCGAGAGCCTGCAGGGCTGTCTGGAGGAGGCGCTAGCACTGATCCCAAAGGCCAAGCATCACGAGACACCCATGTTCCTGGGGGCCACTGCCGGCATGCGGCTGCTGAG CCGCAAGAATCGCTCGCAGGCGGAGGACGTCTTTGCCGCGGTCAGACAGGCCCTGGGCCAGTCACCGGTGGACTTCCGGGGCGCAGAGCTCCTGACGGGGCAGGACGAAGGCGCCTTTGGTTGGATCACCATCAACTACGTCCTGGGCCTGCTGGTGAAG TACTCCTTCTCTGGAGAATGGACCCGGCCCCTGGAGGAGACGCTGGTGGGCGCCCTGGACATGGGTGGGGCCTCCACGCAGATTGCCTTTGTACCCGGAGGCCCCATTCTGGACAAGACCGCCCAGGCCACCTTCCGCCTCTACGGTGCCGACCACACCATCTACACCCACAGCTACCTCTGCTTCGGGCGCGACCAGGCGCTGAGCAGGCTGCTGGCCGAGCTGGTGCAG GCCAGCCCGGGCCTCCTGGTCCGTCACCCCTGCTACCACAGCGGCTACCGGGGCACGCTGGCCCTGGCGCCCCTGTACGAGTCGCCCTGCGTCCCGGCGGCACCCCCAGACCTCAGCCAGAACCTCACCGTGGAGGGCACGGGGAACCCCGGGGCCTGTGTCGAGGCCCTCCGGAAGCTCTTCAACTTTTCCAGCTGTGACGGCCGAGAAGACTGTGCCTTCGCCGGGGTCTACCAGCCCCCCGTGCAGGGCCAGTTCTAC gctttctccagcttCTACCACACCTTCCACTTCCTGAATCTCACCTCCAAGCCGTCACTGAGCGAGGCCAACGCCACCATCTGGGAGTTCTGCCTGCAGCCCTGGAAGCTG GTGGAGGAGAGCGCGCCCCCGGACCAGGACCCCTGGCTGCGGGACTACTGTGCTTCGGGCCTATACTTCCTCACACTCCTGGTCGAGGGCTACGGGTTCAGTGAGGAGACCTGGGGAGGCATCGAGTTCCGCCAGCAG GCCGGCGGCACTGACATCGGCTGGACGCTGGGCTACATGCTGAACCTGACCAACCTGATCCCAGCTGAGGTGCCCGCCCAGTGGCGGGCGCAGAGCTTCGGCGTCTGGACGGCCGGGGTCGTCTTCGTGGTGCTGACGCTCGTGGCCACACTGGGGGCCGTGGGGGTGCAGCTCTTCTGGGTCCAGGACTAG
- the ENTPD8 gene encoding ectonucleoside triphosphate diphosphohydrolase 8 isoform X2, with product MGLTWKQRVFTALLGAAAVSGLTALLLILVGTITVLLPPDTKFGIVFDAGSSHTSLFVYQWPANKENDTGMVSQALACQAKGSGISSYASNPARVGESLQGCLEEALALIPKAKHHETPMFLGATAGMRLLSRKNRSQAEDVFAAVRQALGQSPVDFRGAELLTGQDEGAFGWITINYVLGLLVKIAFVPGGPILDKTAQATFRLYGADHTIYTHSYLCFGRDQALSRLLAELVQASPGLLVRHPCYHSGYRGTLALAPLYESPCVPAAPPDLSQNLTVEGTGNPGACVEALRKLFNFSSCDGREDCAFAGVYQPPVQGQFYAFSSFYHTFHFLNLTSKPSLSEANATIWEFCLQPWKLVEESAPPDQDPWLRDYCASGLYFLTLLVEGYGFSEETWGGIEFRQQAGGTDIGWTLGYMLNLTNLIPAEVPAQWRAQSFGVWTAGVVFVVLTLVATLGAVGVQLFWVQD from the exons ATGGGGCTGACCTGGAAGCAGCGGGTCTTCACGGCTCTACTGGGCGCCGCAGCGGTCTCAGGCCTCACCGCTCTGCTCCTCATCCTGGTGGGGACCATCACCGTCCTCCTGCCTCCAGACACCAAG TTTGGGATCGTGTTCGACGCTGGGTCCTCCCACACATCCCTCTTTGTGTATCAGTGGCCGGCCAACAAGGAGAACGACACGGGCATGGTCAGCCAGGCCCTGGCCTGCCAGGCGAAAG GGTCTGGAATCTCTTCCTACGCCTCCAACCCTGCGCGGGTCGGCGAGAGCCTGCAGGGCTGTCTGGAGGAGGCGCTAGCACTGATCCCAAAGGCCAAGCATCACGAGACACCCATGTTCCTGGGGGCCACTGCCGGCATGCGGCTGCTGAG CCGCAAGAATCGCTCGCAGGCGGAGGACGTCTTTGCCGCGGTCAGACAGGCCCTGGGCCAGTCACCGGTGGACTTCCGGGGCGCAGAGCTCCTGACGGGGCAGGACGAAGGCGCCTTTGGTTGGATCACCATCAACTACGTCCTGGGCCTGCTGGTGAAG ATTGCCTTTGTACCCGGAGGCCCCATTCTGGACAAGACCGCCCAGGCCACCTTCCGCCTCTACGGTGCCGACCACACCATCTACACCCACAGCTACCTCTGCTTCGGGCGCGACCAGGCGCTGAGCAGGCTGCTGGCCGAGCTGGTGCAG GCCAGCCCGGGCCTCCTGGTCCGTCACCCCTGCTACCACAGCGGCTACCGGGGCACGCTGGCCCTGGCGCCCCTGTACGAGTCGCCCTGCGTCCCGGCGGCACCCCCAGACCTCAGCCAGAACCTCACCGTGGAGGGCACGGGGAACCCCGGGGCCTGTGTCGAGGCCCTCCGGAAGCTCTTCAACTTTTCCAGCTGTGACGGCCGAGAAGACTGTGCCTTCGCCGGGGTCTACCAGCCCCCCGTGCAGGGCCAGTTCTAC gctttctccagcttCTACCACACCTTCCACTTCCTGAATCTCACCTCCAAGCCGTCACTGAGCGAGGCCAACGCCACCATCTGGGAGTTCTGCCTGCAGCCCTGGAAGCTG GTGGAGGAGAGCGCGCCCCCGGACCAGGACCCCTGGCTGCGGGACTACTGTGCTTCGGGCCTATACTTCCTCACACTCCTGGTCGAGGGCTACGGGTTCAGTGAGGAGACCTGGGGAGGCATCGAGTTCCGCCAGCAG GCCGGCGGCACTGACATCGGCTGGACGCTGGGCTACATGCTGAACCTGACCAACCTGATCCCAGCTGAGGTGCCCGCCCAGTGGCGGGCGCAGAGCTTCGGCGTCTGGACGGCCGGGGTCGTCTTCGTGGTGCTGACGCTCGTGGCCACACTGGGGGCCGTGGGGGTGCAGCTCTTCTGGGTCCAGGACTAG
- the NOXA1 gene encoding NADPH oxidase activator 1 — MASLGDLLRDWHQGAQAVARGDWDCALRLFSSVSEPPARVSFNVGCVHLLAGDPEAALRALDQAVTKDACLAVGFLQRGVANFQLERFQEALSDFQRTLAQLRDNTTIDYTQLGLRFKLQAWEVLFNVAAVQSQLGLWAEAACSLRDAISKGPEGVRNDLDIALGQVQTQAPLQPRQVPRGEVFRPRRRHVEHLEPVDFLGKAKVLASALPAGSRGVAPPQPQALDVRGEARPRAAAWARDTAPGRADIPCSPRTPADVELEVSSGQAGQHDHSTLVTQEVCWAQQSSRPHALPRPEAQQSPSLRLSLQSAHGERAGQQAPPGLLAAGEPSPGSSEEPTGAGGAAPGDPESLVTVTVQCALTLSLTAPRGADLSRLRALMSEALPRHAQRAQLSYQDPSEDGRWVPLSGEEALRRAWRDAAGPGGLHLQCRGVGGRPVLYQVVAQHAYSAQRPEDLALQPGDTVDVLCEVDQAWLEGHCDGRIGIFPKSFTVPAARRA; from the exons ATGGCCTCGCTCGGGGACCTGCTGCGCGACTGGCACCAGGGCGCGCAGGCTGTGGCGCGCGGGGACTGGGACTGCGCCCTGCGCCTCTTCTCGAGCGTCTCGGAGCCGCCCGCCAGGGTGAGCTTCAACGTGGGCTGCGTGCACCTGCTGGCCGGGGACCCGGAGGCCGCGCTGCGG GCATTGGACCAGGCGGTGACTAAGGATGCCTGCTTGGCTGTCGGCTTCCTCCAGCGCGGAGTGGCCAACTTCCAGCTGGAGAG GTTCCAGGAGGCCTTGTCCGACTTCCAGCGCACCCTGGCCCAGCTGAGGGATAACACCACTATTGACTACACCCAGCTGGGCCTGCGGTTCAAGCTGCAAGCCTGGGAG GTGCTGTTCAATGTGGCTGCCGTGCAGAGCCAGCTGGGGCTCTGGGCAGAGGCTGCCTGCAGCCTGCGGGACGCCATCTCCAAGGGGCCAGAAGGGGTCCGCAATGACCTGGACATCGCCCTGGGCCAAGTGCAG ACACAGGCCCCCCTGCAGCCTCGGCAGGTCCCCAGGGGTGAGGTCTTCCGGCCCCGCAGGCGGCACGTGGAGCATCTGGAGCCTGTGGATTTCCTGGGCAAGGCCAAG GTGCTGGCCTCCGCCCTCCCCGCCGGCTCACGCGGGGTCGCCCCGCCACAGCCACAG GCTCTGGACGTGCGTGGTGAAGCCAGGCCCAGGGCTGCTGCATG GGCCCGTGACACTGCCCCCGGCAGAGCTGACATCCCCTGCAGCCCCAGGACACCCGCTGACGTGGAGCTGGAGGTCAGCTCCGGCCAGGCTGGGCAGCACGACCACAGCACGCTGGTTACCCAAGAG GTCTGCTGGGCCCAGCAGAGCTCCCGCCCCCACGCTCTGCCCCGACCTGAGGCCCAGCAGAGCCCCAGCTTGCGGCTTTCCTTGCAGAGTGCCCACGGGGAGCGCGCTGGCCAGCAGGCCCCCCCAG GGCTGCTGGCAGCTGGGGAGCCCAGCCCTGGCTCTTCCGAGGAGCCCACCGGCGCAGGG GGAGCAGCTCCGGGGGACCCTGAGTCCTTGGTGACCGTCACCGTGCAGTGCGCTCTCACCCTGAGCCTGACGGCCCCGAGGGGAGCTGACCTGTCCAGGCTGCGGGCCCTGATGAGCGAGGCCCTGCCCCGCCACGCCCAGCGTGCCCAGCTCAG CTACCAAGACCCCAGCGAGGACGGGCGCTGGGTGCCCCTTTCTGGGGAGGAGGCGCTGCGGAGGGCCTGGCGGGACGCGGCCGGCCCCGGGGGTCTGCATCTGCAGTGCCGG GGAGTGGGCGGCCGGCCGGTCCTCTACCAGGTGGTGGCCCAGCACGCCTACTCTGCCCAGAGGCCCGAGGATCTGGCCTTGCAGCCAGGCGACACTGTGGATGTCCTGTGCGAAG TGGACCAGGCCTGGCTGGAGGGCCACTGTGATGGCCGCATCGGCATCTTCCCCAAGAGCTTCACTGTCCCGGCCGCGCGGCGCGCCTGA